In Bernardetia litoralis DSM 6794, the genomic window CAGATGTTACAGTTCGTTCTCGTGGTGTAATGGAAAAATGTTCACTTTGTGTGCAAAGAATTCAAGAAGGTAAATTAGCTGCAAAACGTGAAAGTCGTAAGGTACGTGATGGCGAAGTAGTTACTGCTTGTGCTAGTGCGTGTCCTACAAATGCAATCACTTTTGGAGATTTGAATGATAAAAACAGTGAGATTGTTAAGGTATTAGAGCCAGAATTAGCCAAACGTGCTTATAATGTTCTTCAAGAGATTAATACTCGTCCGAATGTTTGGTACTTGACTAAGGTTCGTAACCAAGAAGAAGAATTCGTTCCTTCTAGTGGAAGTGCAACTCAATCTGCTGATAAAACGACAGAGGCTGCTCATTCTTAATTTTATAAGAAAAGAGACAACAATAAAAATAAGTAAGATTTATAATTTAATTATGAATCTTACTTTCAAAATATATTACGAAATAAGTTTGTTAGATAGAATTTTTTTATCAATCAAGCAAAATTCAACTAATTAGATAATCATCACAACATTATTACATCATCATGCAAATAATATCAGATGTACGAGAACCCTTAGTAACTGGTGGTAAAACCTACCATGATATTACACAGGATATCGCAGGAAGAGTAGAAGATAGTCCAGCTCCATTATGGTGGGTTGCCTTTGGTTCTGCTTTGGTTTTACTTATAGTAGGAGGAAAGTTCTTAGGCGATTTGCTGTGGGACGGAATTGGAGTTTGGGGTTTGAATAAAACCGTACAATGGGCTTGGGATATTACCAACTTTGTTTGGTGGGTAGGTATTGGACACGCAGGAACACTTATTTCTGCCGTACTTTTACTTTTCCGTCAAAAATGGCGTACAGCTATTAACCGTGCAGCCGAAGCAATGACAATTTTTGCCGTTATTTCTGCAGCTATTTGGCCAGTTATTCACATGGGGCGTCCGTGGTTGGGGGCATATTGGGTATTACCTATTCCAAATACATTTGGTTCGCTTTGGGTAAACTTTAACTCTCCACTTCTTTGGGATGTTTTTGCCATTTCAACTTACTTCTCTGTATCACTTGTTTTCTGGTTTATGGGACTTGTTCCTGATTTTGCGACTATCCGTGACCGTGCTGTTACTCGTTTTGGTCGTATTTTTTATGGAACGCTTAGTCTTGGCTGGGTAGGTGGAGCAAAAGCGTGGGTTCATTATGAAGCAATGTCATTAATTTTGGCAGGTCTTTCTACACCTCTTGTACTTTCTGTACATACAATTGTAAGTATGGACTTTGCAACTTCAGTAATTCCAGGATGGCATACAACGATTTTTCCTCCGTACTTTGTTGCAGGAGCAATTTTCTCAGGTTTTGCAATGGTACTGACACTTATGATTATTACTCGTAGGGTTTATAAATTACAAAATTATATTACCTTAGAGCATATCGAACTAATGAATATCATTATTATGGTAACAGGTTCAATTGTAGGTATTGCTTATATTACAGAGTTGTTTATGGCTTGGTATTCAGGTGTTCCTTATGAGCAATACTGTTTCATCAATCGTGCAACAGGAGATTATTGGTGGGCATATGCAACAATGATGACTTGTAATGTTGTTTCTCCACAAGTATTTTGGTTTAAGAAAGTTCGTACAAGTATTACTCTTACCTTCATCATGTCTATCATTGTAAATATAGGTATGTGGTTTGAGCGTTTTGTAATTATTGTTACTTCGCTTCACAATGATTACCTTCCTTCTTCTTGGGCATATTTTACTCCAACTCTTTGGGATATAATGTGTTATGTGTTTTCTTTTGGATTATTCTTTACTCTCTTCTTCTTATTTGCTAAATTTTTCCCTGTGATAAACATGGCTGAGGTAAAATCTGTATTGAAATCATCCAATCATAAAGTTTATAAAAACAGAGATACCATTAAAGATCCTTTTGATGTTGTTTAATTTTTAATCAAACATTATTACTAATTGAATAATATTAAAAATCAGATATAAAATACATTAAAATTATGGCACATATATCAAATACAATGGAAGTAGATAAACACTATATCTTAGGTGTATATAGTGATGAAGATGACCTAAAACATGGAGTCGATGATATTCGTGAAAAAG contains:
- the nrfD gene encoding NrfD/PsrC family molybdoenzyme membrane anchor subunit — its product is MQIISDVREPLVTGGKTYHDITQDIAGRVEDSPAPLWWVAFGSALVLLIVGGKFLGDLLWDGIGVWGLNKTVQWAWDITNFVWWVGIGHAGTLISAVLLLFRQKWRTAINRAAEAMTIFAVISAAIWPVIHMGRPWLGAYWVLPIPNTFGSLWVNFNSPLLWDVFAISTYFSVSLVFWFMGLVPDFATIRDRAVTRFGRIFYGTLSLGWVGGAKAWVHYEAMSLILAGLSTPLVLSVHTIVSMDFATSVIPGWHTTIFPPYFVAGAIFSGFAMVLTLMIITRRVYKLQNYITLEHIELMNIIIMVTGSIVGIAYITELFMAWYSGVPYEQYCFINRATGDYWWAYATMMTCNVVSPQVFWFKKVRTSITLTFIMSIIVNIGMWFERFVIIVTSLHNDYLPSSWAYFTPTLWDIMCYVFSFGLFFTLFFLFAKFFPVINMAEVKSVLKSSNHKVYKNRDTIKDPFDVV